A portion of the Faecalibacterium sp. I3-3-89 genome contains these proteins:
- a CDS encoding DUF5348 domain-containing protein, translated as MAQKMTGALVFDERTDRYDIRFDLNSYYGGLHCGECFDVFVRGKWKPTRIEYGDNWYLVGIRAEDLNGLRVRI; from the coding sequence ATGGCACAGAAAATGACAGGAGCATTGGTATTTGACGAGCGCACCGACCGTTACGACATCCGCTTTGACTTAAACAGCTACTACGGGGGCTTGCATTGCGGCGAGTGCTTTGACGTATTCGTGCGGGGCAAGTGGAAGCCGACCCGGATTGAGTACGGCGACAACTGGTATCTTGTGGGTATCAGAGCCGAGGACTTGAACGGGCTGCGGGTGCGTATCTGA
- a CDS encoding DUF6017 domain-containing protein: MAVFRVERNKGYTVMSNHHLRNKELSLKAKGLLSQMLSLPEDWDYTLKGLSLINREKIDAIREAIKELERAGYIVRSRERDEKGRLRGADYVIFEQPQPPTPDLPTLENPTLDNPTQEKPTLEKPTLENPTQLNKDIQRTDLPKKEKIITDEQSTHSIPILSPNPSPCREAATPPERKGTEATAQSAVDIYREIIKDNIDYHILKQDMKFDSDRLDEIVDLMLETVCTARKRVRIAGDDYPAELVKSKFMKLDGEHIRFVLDCMRENTTKIRNIKQYLKAALFNAPSTIGNYYTSLVAHDMASGALSPKKPQYGDPDYYSCNEGESL, from the coding sequence ATGGCAGTTTTCAGAGTGGAACGGAACAAGGGCTACACCGTAATGAGCAACCACCACCTACGCAACAAGGAGCTTTCCCTAAAGGCAAAGGGGCTGTTGTCGCAAATGCTGTCACTCCCCGAAGATTGGGACTACACCTTGAAAGGCTTATCCCTTATCAACCGGGAGAAGATAGACGCTATCCGCGAAGCCATTAAGGAGCTTGAACGCGCCGGGTATATCGTCCGGTCAAGGGAGCGCGACGAGAAAGGACGCTTGCGGGGCGCGGACTATGTGATATTCGAGCAGCCGCAGCCGCCTACGCCGGATTTACCTACATTGGAAAATCCAACATTGGATAATCCAACGCAGGAAAAACCAACATTGGAAAAACCTACGTTGGAAAATCCAACGCAATTAAATAAAGATATACAAAGAACTGACTTACCAAAAAAAGAAAAAATAATTACTGATGAACAAAGTACCCATTCCATTCCTATCCTTTCCCCTAACCCCTCTCCTTGCAGAGAAGCGGCTACTCCGCCGGAACGGAAAGGAACGGAAGCGACAGCACAGAGCGCAGTTGATATATACCGGGAAATCATCAAGGACAATATCGACTACCACATTCTCAAACAGGACATGAAGTTTGACAGTGACAGGCTTGACGAGATTGTAGACCTCATGCTTGAAACCGTATGCACCGCCAGAAAGCGGGTGCGGATTGCGGGGGACGACTACCCGGCAGAGCTTGTGAAATCTAAGTTTATGAAACTGGACGGCGAGCATATCCGCTTTGTGCTTGACTGTATGCGGGAGAACACAACGAAAATCCGCAACATCAAGCAATATCTGAAAGCAGCCCTTTTCAACGCCCCGTCCACTATCGGCAATTATTACACTTCCCTTGTCGCCCATGACATGGCAAGCGGCGCACTGTCACCGAAAAAGCCGCAGTACGGCGACCCGGACTATTATTCATGCAACGAGGGCGAAAGCCTGTAA
- a CDS encoding PcfB family protein: MQDEVNEKTIALYIKTGKLTAQTLQKAMKAILSKGKKQLAKPPQGKQSLKQLMKQNAGVSNIEITEGNIKAFEGTAKKYGIDFALKKDATESPPRYLVFFKGRDADVLTAAFKEFSAKKLTQEKKPSIRKLLSTLKEATQGKNAERAKVKNKDREVSL; this comes from the coding sequence TTGCAGGACGAAGTAAACGAAAAGACCATAGCCCTTTACATCAAGACCGGGAAGCTGACCGCCCAGACGCTCCAAAAGGCAATGAAAGCCATACTGTCAAAGGGCAAAAAGCAGCTTGCAAAACCGCCACAGGGAAAGCAGAGCTTAAAGCAGCTTATGAAGCAGAACGCGGGCGTTTCCAACATTGAGATTACCGAGGGCAATATCAAAGCCTTTGAGGGTACGGCGAAAAAGTACGGTATCGACTTTGCGCTGAAAAAGGACGCGACGGAAAGCCCGCCCCGCTATCTGGTTTTCTTCAAGGGGCGGGACGCGGACGTGCTGACCGCAGCCTTTAAGGAGTTTTCCGCAAAGAAGCTGACACAGGAGAAAAAGCCCTCTATCCGAAAGCTGCTCTCAACCCTTAAAGAAGCCACACAGGGCAAGAACGCGGAACGTGCGAAAGTCAAGAACAAAGACAGGGAGGTATCGCTATGA